In Leptolyngbya sp. O-77, the genomic window AATCGGCACCTCTGGAAAGCCGCCCAGTTGCCAAAAGGTGTCTGTTCGCAGAAATAGCGCCTGATCGCCGTAGGGCAGGCTGAACCAGCGCGATCGCCAGCGCACCCCCCGCTCCACCCAGCGCAATCCCGGCAAGGTTCCGTCAATCGACAGGTCAAACGCCCCCAGCGCCACGCCCGGTTGGGACAGGGTTTGCTGCACCAGATTAGAAAAATCTTTGGGCAGGCGCGTATCGGCATGGAGAAACAGCAGCGTTTTGCCAGTGGCGGCGGCGGCTCCGGCGTTCATCTGGCGGGCGCGGCCAGGCGCGGAATGGACGACCGTCGCGCCGTGTTGCTGGGCGATCGCCCGCGTATCGTCCTGGCTGCCGCCGTCTGCCACGATCACTTCCAATGTGCCAGAGGGCGATAGGGTTTCCAGCAGGCTCGGCAATTCTGCGGCTTCATTCAGCGTTGGAATGATCACGGAAATCACCTGCTCCCGCAGCGCTTCCCACACGGGCAAGTCGGCAGCCGTGTCGATGTCTGTCAGTGGGTCAAGCGTTGCTATAGAGAGATGAAGGGCTTGAGCGATCGCTATGGTCTGGGCAAACACGCGCTCAGTGCCCCAATCAATTCCCCTGAATAAATCTGCAACCGGCTGCCGCAGCCCGATGAGATAATAGCCGCCATCGGTGGCTGGCCCCAACACTAGGTCATGGGTCTGCAACGCGGTAAACGCCTGCTGCAAAATCGCGGAATCCACACTGGGACAGTCTGCGCCAATCACCACCACCCGCTCGGCTCCAGTGGCGATCGCCCGTTCCACCGCACTCAACAGGCGATCGCCCAAGTCTCCCGACGGCTGCGGATATAGCGCCCAGGACGACCCCAGCCAGTCTGTCATTTGCGCTGCCTCGCCCCCCGAAAACCAAATTTCTGCTGAAATAGGACGGGTCGAATTCTCCGCCGTCGGATACAGGAGGGGCCGGATTTGCCGCAGCACCTGCGCGGTCATCTGTCGCTGAAGCTGGGCGGCTCTGGTTTCTCCCAAATGCGGAATGAGGCGCGTTTTCGTGGTTCCTGGTTGAGGATAGCGCGAAAAAAGAATTAGATGATCGGCAAGAATCACGGCTAAAAATTCCAATTTTGGGGTGAAATGTTAAGGGGCGATCGCCAAGATAGCGAGGCAAAGAGTCTCCTAGAAAGGCAGGCGAGAAATGCTGTAATGACCAGATAGAAAAGATTCTCCCGATCCCTCCTCAGTCTAGGTCGTCATCCATCGAGCTTTGGAAAAAACTTGTCGTTTGTACTCTGAAATGAGCTAGGATGTTGGACAAAATTTGAGGGAATTTGCCATGGGCTTCAGGTTTAAGATATTG contains:
- a CDS encoding TIGR04283 family arsenosugar biosynthesis glycosyltransferase, encoding MILADHLILFSRYPQPGTTKTRLIPHLGETRAAQLQRQMTAQVLRQIRPLLYPTAENSTRPISAEIWFSGGEAAQMTDWLGSSWALYPQPSGDLGDRLLSAVERAIATGAERVVVIGADCPSVDSAILQQAFTALQTHDLVLGPATDGGYYLIGLRQPVADLFRGIDWGTERVFAQTIAIAQALHLSIATLDPLTDIDTAADLPVWEALREQVISVIIPTLNEAAELPSLLETLSPSGTLEVIVADGGSQDDTRAIAQQHGATVVHSAPGRARQMNAGAAAATGKTLLFLHADTRLPKDFSNLVQQTLSQPGVALGAFDLSIDGTLPGLRWVERGVRWRSRWFSLPYGDQALFLRTDTFWQLGGFPEVPILEDLKLVRKAQMLGKVAIAPAVVSTSARRWEALGVWQTTLINQGVLIAAGLGVPLERITRFYRRSRSKKLLPAPFKIRKKNRD